In Perca fluviatilis chromosome 18, GENO_Pfluv_1.0, whole genome shotgun sequence, one genomic interval encodes:
- the LOC120547068 gene encoding mannose-specific lectin-like: MKKNFLSKNEQLFKDELLVSNNGKWQAIFQGDGNFVVYGDSKPVWASGTNGSDRYRVIMQADGNLVMYNNNNQAVWSTNTYLKEECEMCRLVLTDSGKLELIQTVPKKVWSS, translated from the exons ATGAAAAAGAACTTCTTGTCTAAAAATGAGCAGCTCTTCAAGGACGAGTTGCTGGTTTCCAACAATGGGAAGTGGCAGGCTATCTTCCAG GGTGATGGTAACTTCGTCGTCTATGGTGACAGCAAGCCTGTGTGGGCTTCAGGCACCAATGGATCAGACCGTTACCGTGTGATCATGCAGGCTGACGGCAACCTGGTCATGTACAACAATAATAACCAAGCCGTGTGGAGCACAAATACATACCTCAAGGAGGAGTGTGAGATGTGCCGTCTTGTACTGACTGACAGCGGCAAACTGGAGTTGATCCAAACTGTACCTAAAAAGGTTTGGAGCTCATGA